Proteins from one Listeria innocua genomic window:
- a CDS encoding DUF6054 family protein, producing MPSIRYIVKTDVSETFEIIKAGQVGSNIVFSEIRTFDFGELATLACEKFYFRSSNRAALFVNINNFHGETEVTIISTGSSNGFFTGIDWGAAFDYMHSVVADLKRVAIREVKMEKQEEI from the coding sequence ATGCCATCTATTCGCTACATTGTTAAAACAGATGTTTCAGAAACCTTCGAAATAATCAAAGCTGGTCAAGTAGGGTCAAATATTGTATTTTCCGAAATTAGAACATTTGATTTTGGAGAACTAGCGACACTTGCTTGCGAAAAATTTTACTTCCGTTCTTCTAATCGAGCGGCATTATTTGTTAACATTAATAATTTCCACGGAGAAACAGAAGTAACGATTATCTCAACAGGTAGTTCGAACGGCTTCTTTACTGGGATTGACTGGGGCGCTGCGTTTGATTATATGCATAGTGTCGTAGCTGATTTAAAACGCGTCGCAATTCGTGAAGTAAAAATGGAAAAACAAGAAGAGATTTAA
- a CDS encoding winged helix-turn-helix transcriptional regulator — MTDAHTVCPKFESAFQLLGKRWTGLIINVLLTGPKRFKQVAAEIPQMSDRVLAERLKELEEMDICLRQVYPETPVRIEYELTEKGKALQEVMLEVQCWADKWVEVPN, encoded by the coding sequence ATGACTGATGCACATACAGTATGTCCGAAGTTTGAATCGGCGTTCCAACTATTAGGTAAACGCTGGACTGGACTTATCATCAATGTCTTACTGACTGGTCCAAAAAGGTTTAAACAAGTTGCCGCTGAGATCCCACAAATGAGTGATCGGGTGCTTGCAGAACGTTTGAAGGAACTTGAGGAAATGGATATTTGCTTAAGACAAGTTTATCCAGAAACTCCTGTACGCATTGAATATGAACTAACCGAAAAAGGTAAAGCACTCCAAGAAGTAATGCTTGAAGTCCAGTGTTGGGCGGATAAATGGGTGGAAGTACCTAATTAA